The following nucleotide sequence is from Desulfovibrio sp. X2.
GTCTGGATCTGGCTGCCCGGGGCGACCGCACCCGTGGTCGCGGGGCGCGTATTCCGCGACAGCCACGATGGCGGCGGGCTGGCCTTCAACTACGGCCGCAGCTACCTGGAGAGGCCGGATGCAATCCCCATCTACGAGCCCGAGCTGCCGCTCGAGCGCGGCGCCATTCTGCCGGGAGCGGGCCTGACCATGGCCGGATGCCTGCGCGACGCGTCGCCCGATGCCTGGGGACGGCGCGTGATCATCAACCGCATCCTGGGTCTGAAGGGGCGGGACGCGGATACCGGGACGCTGGACGAGCTGACGTACCTGCTCGAATCCGGTTCGGACCGCATCGGGGCGCTGGATTTCCAGGCTTCGCCCACCGACTACCTCCCCCGCGCGGCGCAGTCGGCAACCCTGGAGGAGCTGCTCACGGCGGCGGAAAAGGTCGATGCCGGGCTGCCGCTGACCCCGGACCTGGACCAGGCCCTTTTCCACGGCAGCTCCATCGGCGGCGCGCGGCCCAAGGGCATGCTCGAGGACGGAGAGCGGAAGCTGATCGCCAAGTTCTCCTCGGCGAACGACACTTACAACGTGGTGAAGGCGGAATACGTCGCCATGCGCCTCGCAGCGCTGGTCGGGCTCACGGCCGCGCCTGTCGGGCTGGTGCGGGCCGCGGGCAAGGATGTGCTGCTGATCGAGCGTTTCGACCGCGAGAAGACGGATGACGGGTGGCGGCGCAAGGCCATGGTCTCCGCCCTCACGCTCTTCGGCCTGGACGAGATGATGGCGCGCTACGCGAGCTATGCCGACCTGGCGGAAATCATTCGGCAGCGTTTCCAGTCGCCCAGGGACACCCTGCGCGAAATGTTTGGCCGCTTGGTCTTCAACGTGCTCTGCGGCAACACGGACGACCATGCCCGCAACCACGCCGCATTCTGGGACGGCAGGGCCCTGTCCCTCACCCCGGCCTACGACATCTGCCCCCAGAACCGAACGGGCAACGAGGCGAGTCAGGCCATGGAGATCGCGAACGGCAAGCGGCTGAGCACCCTGGCGACCTGTCTGGAGGCGGCGGCCGACTTCCTGCTCGAGACGAGCGCCGCGATGGCGCTCATCGCGCAGCAGATCAAGACGATTCGCAGCAGCTGGGACGCGGTGTGCGACGACGCGGCGCTCAGCCCGGTCGGCCGGGATCTGCTGGGCCGGCGCATCTTCCTCAACCCGTTCATCTTCGAGGGCGCTCCGGACAGCTTGCGCGGCGCCACCGCTGGATAAGCACGGGCCCGGCGCGAGCCGAGGGGGGGGGCGGGCTGCGCCCGCGTCTTCCTAGAGAGGGGGCATTCCGTGCCATAGCCCCCTCTGCCGCCTTCGGCGGCATTCACCCCATTGGCGAGTGCTCGTCACTTCGCTGCGCTGCGTTCCGAGCACGGCGGGGTAGAAAGATTCAGAACAGCTTAATTGAACCAATTGGTTGGATAGGATAAACTAACTAGTTAGTTTACTACCTCAACCTAACTAGTTTGTTTAACTACTCCCTGTTCTCCCTGGCCTTCTTCCCCTTCTTGCCCTCCTTGGCTTCTTTGGTCGTGACCCCGGTCCCGTACTTGGAGCCCTTGAGGTGCGAGAGGTCCAGGCCGTAGTCGATCTTCTCGACGACGTCCCGGAGCAGCACGGCCGGGGGATAGGTCTTGGCGTAGACGCGGTCGGCGGTGCTCTCCTTGGCGTGGCCCGTGACTTCGGAATAGTCTTCCCTAGGGATGCGCTGCTGCTTGAAGAGGTTGATGACCGTGTGCCGGAAGGCGTGCAGGTCGAACTTGTCCGAGGTCAGGCCGACGCTCTTGCGGAAGCGGCCGAACCACTTGCTGGCGTCGTGGCTGTAGCGCTCGCGAATCTTCTTCAGCTCGGGAAACAGGCGCTCGTTCCCGGCGGCAGCCACGGACGCGCGGTAGTCGAGGAAGCCGAGATCCCGCAGCACCGGGTGGATGGGCACGAGCCGGATGGAGCTGCCGTTCTTGACGTGCTTGTCCCTGTTCCCGGCGGCGTCAGGGTTCTCGTTGATGTCCAGGACCCAGACCCCGTCCGCTTCCCGCACGTCGGCGACGTAGAGCTGGCAGAGCTCCTCGAGCCGCGCCCCGGTGAAGGCGCAGAGCAGCGGGATCCAGAACATGTAGGCGTGCTTGAAGCTGTCGCCCGTGTAGCCCTTGGCGCCGAAAAGAAGCGCCAGCCCTTCCGGCGTGTACACATCCCTGGCGGAATCCGGCCGCGCGTGCTTCTGCTTGACCTTCATCCCCTTGGCGTAGTTCTCGGTCATGTGGCCGTGCGTCTTGCACCACTCGCAGAAGCTCGCGACGTTGGTCATGATGTTGTTGAAGGTCGTCTTCGAGATGCGCGCGGCCGGCTCCATCGCCAGGATCTCGGCCACGCTCTTGTCACGGTATGCCTTGGCCTTCTTCCGGTTGGGCGGCAGCCTGAGCAGCGTGCTCTTGAAGGTGCGCATGGCTTCGTAGTCGATGCTGCCCACGGGCACGTCGCCCAGGATGTCGACCAGGTTGGACAGGGTGGACTGGATGTCGAAGCGGGAGCGCTCGGTCCAGGCCCCGGCCGCGACCTGCAGGTCGCCGTATTCGGCGATGACCGTCGAGAGCGGCGGCGTGGGCTTGGGCGCGGGCGTCGCGGGCAGGACGGGAGACGCGGGCGCGGGCCCGAAATCCACCCCGAAGGCAGTGAGGGACTCGTCGGGCTTGGGCGGGTAGACGGTCTTCTCGTAGTTGAAGTCGCCCTGGCTGCGGTGCATGCAGATCGTGTAGTAGTCGATGAAGTGCTTGGCGATCTCATGCGCGAGCATCCGCCGCTTGGCCGGATCCTCCGGGAAGTCGACCCCGACGTCCTCCTCGCAGAAGACCCTGGCCACGCCTTCGAGCCGATCGTAGTCCCGCTTGGCCAGAATCCATTTGAAATACGCGATGCGCTTCTCGGTGTCCCCGGGCAGGTAGTCCAGCTCCCTGGGATAGTCCGGCACGTGGTCCGCGAAGCGCTGCATCTCGTTCTGCTCGAGCGCTTCCCGGAAGATGATGTCGACGAACTTCCTGACGTCCTCCAGATCCTCGTTCACCAAGCGCCCCTCCCTGGTCATGCGTGCGAGCATGCGAAAGATGTCGTGCGCGGCAAGGGCGAGTCGCTTGGCCCGAAGCCGCGCCTCTCCAGCATAGCCCGTGCCCAGGCTGCGCCGCAACTCGCTGCAGCCGAGCAATCCGCGGTGCTCGCGCGGCACGGCGCAGCGAAAGTAGTAGGTGTTTCCCTTGAGCAGGAGATGGCTGGTGCCCCGTGCGGAAGTGCTCGCGGCTCTGGACGTGGTTCTGGACATGGCGCTGGCCCCAAAGGGTTCGAAGGGTTTTTTGACCCAGTCGTTGACCCCATGTTTGACCCTGTCCGCGCGCCGCCGCTTGTCCGGAACCCTTGCCCGCCGTGGGGATGGCGGAAAAAGAAAAAGGGTTCCAGCAGTTAGCTGGAACCCTTTGACTTTCTGGTGCCGAAGGGGAGACTCGAACTCCCACGGCCTTG
It contains:
- a CDS encoding site-specific integrase; protein product: MSRTTSRAASTSARGTSHLLLKGNTYYFRCAVPREHRGLLGCSELRRSLGTGYAGEARLRAKRLALAAHDIFRMLARMTREGRLVNEDLEDVRKFVDIIFREALEQNEMQRFADHVPDYPRELDYLPGDTEKRIAYFKWILAKRDYDRLEGVARVFCEEDVGVDFPEDPAKRRMLAHEIAKHFIDYYTICMHRSQGDFNYEKTVYPPKPDESLTAFGVDFGPAPASPVLPATPAPKPTPPLSTVIAEYGDLQVAAGAWTERSRFDIQSTLSNLVDILGDVPVGSIDYEAMRTFKSTLLRLPPNRKKAKAYRDKSVAEILAMEPAARISKTTFNNIMTNVASFCEWCKTHGHMTENYAKGMKVKQKHARPDSARDVYTPEGLALLFGAKGYTGDSFKHAYMFWIPLLCAFTGARLEELCQLYVADVREADGVWVLDINENPDAAGNRDKHVKNGSSIRLVPIHPVLRDLGFLDYRASVAAAGNERLFPELKKIRERYSHDASKWFGRFRKSVGLTSDKFDLHAFRHTVINLFKQQRIPREDYSEVTGHAKESTADRVYAKTYPPAVLLRDVVEKIDYGLDLSHLKGSKYGTGVTTKEAKEGKKGKKARENRE
- a CDS encoding type II toxin-antitoxin system HipA family toxin — translated: MTSSPVRDEAYVWIWLPGATAPVVAGRVFRDSHDGGGLAFNYGRSYLERPDAIPIYEPELPLERGAILPGAGLTMAGCLRDASPDAWGRRVIINRILGLKGRDADTGTLDELTYLLESGSDRIGALDFQASPTDYLPRAAQSATLEELLTAAEKVDAGLPLTPDLDQALFHGSSIGGARPKGMLEDGERKLIAKFSSANDTYNVVKAEYVAMRLAALVGLTAAPVGLVRAAGKDVLLIERFDREKTDDGWRRKAMVSALTLFGLDEMMARYASYADLAEIIRQRFQSPRDTLREMFGRLVFNVLCGNTDDHARNHAAFWDGRALSLTPAYDICPQNRTGNEASQAMEIANGKRLSTLATCLEAAADFLLETSAAMALIAQQIKTIRSSWDAVCDDAALSPVGRDLLGRRIFLNPFIFEGAPDSLRGATAG